A region from the Micrococcus cohnii genome encodes:
- a CDS encoding cysteine desulfurase family protein → MTHDPRRRVYLDHAATTPVRPVALAAFSEAAALGANPASLHASGRRAKLVLEQARDRLAADLGCHPSEVVLTSGGTEADNLAVTGLFRARNATGPSPATAVGAVPRPRIVHTGVEHHAVLDVIDRLVEREEAESVLVPVDGEGVVDLVAWQAALAEAPERTALAVMMWANNEIGAVQPVAEAARIAAAHGVPLHTDAVQAFGALEVDFAASGATTMAVSGHKLGAPVGVGALCVRRDARLEPILHGGGQERRLRSGTVSVALAAAFAAAADQAVAERVDEARRLGGLRDRVIDALLTMPGVRLTGPRDIDPATGQALAAGTCRLPGNVHVTVDGTNADALLFACDTAGLDTSSGSACTAGVAEPSHVVAALAEAAGLPPEAARATQRFSLGHTTTDADVDRVLQTLPGLVAGLADPTDEGARP, encoded by the coding sequence CCGCGCTGGGGGCGAACCCCGCCTCCCTGCACGCGAGCGGGCGCCGGGCCAAGCTCGTGCTTGAGCAGGCCCGCGATCGCCTCGCGGCGGACCTGGGCTGTCACCCCTCGGAAGTCGTGCTGACCTCCGGCGGCACCGAGGCGGACAACCTCGCCGTGACCGGTCTGTTCCGTGCCCGCAACGCGACGGGACCGTCGCCGGCGACCGCCGTCGGCGCTGTGCCCCGGCCGCGCATCGTGCACACCGGCGTCGAGCACCACGCCGTGCTCGACGTGATCGACCGCCTCGTCGAGCGTGAGGAAGCCGAATCCGTGCTCGTGCCGGTCGATGGCGAGGGCGTCGTGGACCTGGTCGCCTGGCAGGCAGCCCTGGCCGAGGCCCCGGAGCGCACCGCGCTGGCCGTGATGATGTGGGCGAACAATGAGATCGGCGCGGTGCAGCCGGTTGCCGAGGCCGCCCGGATCGCCGCCGCGCACGGCGTTCCCCTCCACACGGACGCGGTGCAGGCGTTCGGCGCCTTGGAGGTGGACTTCGCCGCGAGCGGCGCCACGACGATGGCCGTCTCCGGGCACAAGCTCGGCGCCCCGGTCGGCGTGGGCGCGTTGTGCGTGCGTCGCGATGCTCGGCTGGAACCGATCCTGCACGGGGGCGGCCAGGAGCGTCGGCTGCGTTCGGGCACGGTGTCCGTCGCGCTCGCCGCTGCGTTCGCCGCCGCGGCCGATCAGGCGGTGGCCGAGCGGGTGGACGAGGCCCGACGGCTCGGTGGCCTGCGTGATCGGGTGATCGACGCTCTGCTGACGATGCCGGGGGTGCGCCTGACCGGGCCCCGTGACATCGACCCGGCGACGGGCCAGGCGCTGGCCGCGGGCACGTGCCGGCTGCCGGGCAACGTGCATGTCACCGTCGACGGGACGAACGCGGACGCCCTGCTCTTCGCGTGCGACACGGCCGGGCTCGACACGTCCTCCGGTTCGGCGTGCACCGCCGGGGTCGCCGAGCCGAGCCACGTCGTCGCGGCGCTCGCCGAGGCGGCCGGGCTGCCGCCCGAAGCCGCCCGCGCCACCCAGCGGTTCAGCCTCGGGCATACGACGACCGACGCGGACGTTGACCGAGTACTGCAGACTCTGCCCGGCCTCGTCGCCGGGCTCGCCGATCCGACTGACGAAGGAGCCCGCCCGTGA